The Candidozyma auris chromosome 1, complete sequence genome includes a region encoding these proteins:
- a CDS encoding cyclin-dependent serine/threonine protein kinase produces MDVSHAPPSSFNTHIEKLATLASKTILKPLRTALDQQDTSVPRTALTSDSISSLFMSDRYRPPSGPKGPRGPRGPPPSSYRDSRNSGPPRRGNDRDVYRPNDKRSDDRSGYYQDRNKNERYERPNRSDRPSGPSGFKGQKRGPPERDSRDDDRPNKRRDFSSRDFDNERSVNERPTNGKIDMDRAPKAPRSSGGPGPRPGPPSGPRPGPSSGPRSGPPRSGPPGPRRGGGPSGPGSAPITRDKPTGPKKRIPNTINNKPHPSATGRKPQQRLQPSQVYSLFNNRTNELYKRVQQVGEGTYGKVYKAKNSITGEFVALKRLRLESEREGFPITAMREIKLLQSFDHPNIVGLLEMMVEHNQIFMIFDYLDHDLTGLLTHPDLTLSEGHRKTIFKQLMEGMSYLHRRRVIHRDIKGSNILLNRDGVVKVADFGLARTMKVLKEGESPDYTNRVITIWYRPPELLLGSVDYGREVDIWGVGCLLIELYTKMAIFQGTEEVSQLHKIFDIMGTPSVDSWPDIENLPWFEMLKPRINKKASFEKDFKPLMSEQSFDLAQKMLTLVPEKRLTADEVLEHPYFTTDPQPEPLDFMQTLEGEWHEFETKQRRREERKRLHELKAKGREVSLPPTQPKAPNPVNETSAFQTPLTAEGSVKDEMKGSLKAEEVENSVMGVADSVDPNASNPQESENDGIEDIEHKDVDEPVEKAV; encoded by the coding sequence ATGGATGTTCTGCATGCACCACCATCACTGTTCAACACTCACATCGAAAAACTAGCTACACTTGCAAGCAAGACTATCTTAAAACCATTACGAACAGCGCTTGACCAACAAGATACTTCTGTTCCTCGTACAGCATTAACGTCTGATTCTATCTCAAGTCTTTTTATGTCTGACAGATATAGACCGCCTTCTGGCCCAAAGGGTCCTAGAGGACCTCGAGGGCCGCCACCTTCAAGTTACAGGGATAGCCGAAATCTGGGTCCCCCAAGAAGAGGCAATGACAGAGATGTTTACAGGCCAAATGATAAACGTTCAGATGATCGTCTGGGTTACTATCAGGATAGAAATAAGAACGAGAGGTATGAAAGACCTAATCGCAGTGACAGGCCCTCGGGCCCATCTGGCTTCAAAGGTCAAAAGCGTGGGCCTCCCGAAAGAGATTCCAGAGATGACGATAGGCCcaacaagagaagagattttAGTTCTCGAGACTTTGATAATGAACGCCTGGTAAACGAGCGTCCGACTAATGGTAAAATTGACATGGACCGTGCTCCTAAAGCACCTCGCTCCTCAGGAGGGCCTGGCCCTCGTCCCGGTCCGCCTTCTGGTCCTCGTCCAGGTCCTTCTTCTGGCCCTCGTTCTGGTCCACCTCGCTCTGGTCCCCCTGGCCCGCGTCGTGGGGGCGGTCCTTCTGGACCCGGCTCTGCTCCTATTACTCGTGACAAGCCTACGGGGCCAAAAAAGCGCATTCCAAACACAATTAATAACAAACCGCATCCAAGTGCCACTGGTAGAAAACCGCAGCAACGACTTCAGCCTTCTCAGGTGTattctcttttcaacaacagAACCAATGAGCTCTATAAGCGTGTTCAGCAAGTGGGTGAAGGTACCTATGGCAAAGTCTATAAAGCTAAAAACTCTATTACAGGCGAGTTCGTTGCCTTGAAAAGGTTGAGGTTGGAAAGCGAAAGAGAAGGGTTTCCAATTACTGCGATGAGAGAgatcaagcttcttcaaagttttgATCACCCAAATATCGTCGGGTTGTTGGAAATGATGGTAGAGCACAATCAAATTTTCATGATATTTGATTACTTGGATCATGATCTCACGGGCTTGCTCACGCATCCTGATCTCACACTTTCAGAAGGTCACAGAAAGACCATTTTCAAGCAGCTCATGGAAGGCATGAGTTATCTTCATAGGAGGCGAGTCATTCATAGGGACATCAAAGGGTCAAACATCTTGTTGAATCGTGATGGCGTTGTGAAAGTTGCTGACTTCGGTCTCGCGAGAACTATGAAAGTGCTTAAAGAGGGTGAGAGCCCTGATTACACTAATCGTGTCATCACAATATGGTATAGACCCCCTGAGTTACTCCTTGGATCTGTGGATTATGGACGTGAAGTTGATATCTGGGGTGTCGGGTGTCTACTTATTGAATTATACACCAAGATGgcaatttttcaaggaaCAGAAGAAGTTTCCCAACTTCATAAGATATTTGATATCATGGGTACTCCGTCTGTTGACAGCTGGCCAGATATTGAGAACTTGCCCTGGTTTGAAATGCTAAAGCCTCGTATAAACAAAAAGGCAAGTTTTGAGAAAGATTTCAAGCCACTAATGTCTGAGCAGAGTTTCGATCTCGCACAAAAGATGTTGACCTTGGTTCCTGAGAAAAGGCTCACAGCAGACGAGGTACTTGAGCATCCATACTTCACCACTGACCCCCAGCCCGAACCTTTGGATTTCATGCAGACACTAGAGGGCGAGTGGCACGAGTTTGAGAcgaagcagagaagaagagaggagCGCAAGCGCTTACATGAGCTAAAAGCAAAGGGCAGAGAGGTATCTCTCCCTCCAACCCAACCAAAGGCGCCAAATCCAGTGAATGAAACTTCTGCATTCCAGACGCCTCTCACCGCAGAAGGTTCTGTTAAAGACGAAATGAAGGGGAGTTTGAAGGCAGAAGAGGTCGAGAATTCGGTTATGGGCGTAGCTGACCTGGTCGATCCCAATGCGTCGAATCCACAAGAATCTGAGAATGACGGCATTGAGGATATTGAGCACAAAGACGTGGATGAGCCGGTTGAAAAGGCCGTTTAA